In a genomic window of bacterium:
- a CDS encoding GTP-binding protein — protein sequence MMSEDKKCKIVVFGAFGAGKTTLIKTLDPGSSHVEANCSGGTTTIALDYGRIHANGIHIHIFGTPGQERFEFAREIIGRGMDGAILLIDTTCPVDDFIRHLYDSLAAAGIPFVMFLNKCESIGAQPELIQKEFSTAVTVRVSAIDKKQSIDALCAFARTLPPHQDRHNL from the coding sequence ATGATGTCGGAAGACAAAAAATGTAAAATTGTGGTTTTCGGGGCTTTTGGTGCAGGAAAAACCACCTTGATAAAGACCCTTGACCCGGGGTCAAGCCATGTGGAGGCAAATTGTTCTGGTGGAACTACCACTATTGCACTCGATTACGGTCGTATACATGCAAATGGAATTCATATCCATATTTTTGGTACTCCAGGGCAGGAGCGATTTGAGTTTGCCCGAGAAATCATCGGGAGGGGGATGGACGGGGCAATCCTGCTTATCGATACAACATGTCCGGTTGATGATTTCATACGCCATCTCTACGATTCACTAGCTGCTGCAGGGATCCCGTTTGTTATGTTTTTAAACAAGTGTGAAAGTATCGGGGCGCAACCGGAATTGATCCAAAAAGAGTTCAGCACAGCCGTCACCGTACGGGTTTCAGCAATCGACAAAAAACAATCAATTGATGCACTGTGTGCATTTGCCCGGACCCTGCCTCCTCACCAGGACAGGCACAATCTATAA